CCCGCCGGCAGGATGTCAACCAGGACCGGGTCCGCGGCGATGATGCGCTCCACGGCCTGTGCGTTCGCTGCGTCAATCGTCTGCTTGATGCTACTCACCGTGAACCTCCTCAGCGCGATCGCCTTCGATCAGATGGCATGCCACGTGCCGGTCCCCGCCCAGATGGCGCAGGGCGGGCATCTCGCGCGCGCACCGATCGAAGCCGTCCGGACACCTTCCGAAGAAGCGGCAGACCGTCGGGCTGGGATCCACCGGACTCTGCGGTTCGCCCGGCAGGCGTATACGTTCTCTCTTGGCGTTTGGATCGAACGTGGGGATTGCCGATAGGAGCGCGCGGGTGTACGGATGGTTGGGGCGAGAGAACACCTCTGCGGTGGGCCCGACCTCCACGATCCTGCCCGCGTACATCACCAGGACCTGTTCCGTGATCAGCCGGACCACGTTCAGGTCGTGGGATACGAAGAGGTAGGACATGCCCAAACGCCGGCGCAGTTCAGCCAGCAGGTGCAGGATGACCGCCTGCACCGAGACGTCCAGCGCGGAGGTGGGCTCGTCCAGGATCAGCAACCGTGGGGACACCGCGATGGCCCGCGCTATCCCGACCCGTTGCTGCTGCCCTCCTGAAAGCTGGTGGGGATAGCGCCCGAGCAGTTCGCCCGGGAGTCGCACCAGATCGGCAACCTCGGCCACGCGGCCCTGCAGCAAACGCCGTTCGCTCACCCCTGCCAGGTGGCGGATGGGATCGGCCACCGTGTCAAACGCGGTGAAGCGTGGGTTGAGACTGTCGGTGGGGTCCTGGAACACCATCTGTATCTTCGCCCGCTCGGGCCTGTACGCGAAGTGGGCGGATGGGATCGCGCCGATCTCCTGCCCCTCGAACCGTATCTCGCCGCTGGTGGGATCGAGCAGCCTGGTGACCAGGCGCACCAGTGTGGACTTGCCGCAGCCCGATTCACCCACCAGCCCGACGGACTCGCCTGCCCGCAGCGAGAACCCGACGCGGTCCACCGCGTGGACCATGCTTCGGGTGCCGCGCACCGGAAAGCGCTTGGACAGGTCGCGTACTGAAAGGATCGATGGTGCCGGCATTACAGGGGCCTCCGACAGGCCACGACGTGATCGGGCCCGACCACGACGCGAGGGAGCGGCGGCTGATCGCACTCGGGCGCAGCCCGATCGCACCTGAAGCGGAACCGGCACGGCGGAAGCTGGGCGCGGAAGTCGGGAATGGTGCCCGGTATGGTTACCAGATCCGAGAGGCCCACCGACGGCCGCGGCGAGGAGGCAATGAGCTTCGCCGTGTAGGGATGCCGCGGCGCCGCCAGCAGGGCTGCGGTCGGCGCCGTCTCGACAACGTGGCCCGCGTGCATCACGACGACGCGGTCGGCCCGTTCACCCAGGAGCCCCAGATCGTGCGAGATGAGAAGCGTCGCCATGTCGCTTCGGCGTGCCAGGTCTCCGATGAGCTCCAGCACCGCCGCTTGTGTGCACACGTCAAGGCCCGTGGCCGGCTCGTCGGCGATCAACAGCGAGGGCGAGCACGCCACGGCCATGGCGATCATGACGCGCTGGCACATCCCACCGGAAAGCTCAAAAGGGAAGGCGCCGTAGACGCGCCCTGGGTCAGGTATCTGCACCCCGGCGAGCAGATCGAGAGTCCGGGACCGGGCCGCGGCCGGTTGAAGGTCGGTGTGGTGCCGGATGACGTCCTCGATCTGCCAGCCCACGGGCCGGATTGGGTTGAGTGCGGCACGCGCCTGCTGAAATGTCATGGAGATCTCACTGCCGCGGTGGCGGCGAAGCGTACGTTCGTCCGCAGCAAGCAGGTCGGTTCCCTTGAAAATCACGCGTCCGGCCGTGACCCGCGCGGTCGGAGGAAGCACGCCCATGATCGCGAGCGCCGTGATGCTCTTGCCCGACCCGCTCTCGCCTACCAGGCCTACCGTTTCGCCCCACCCCACGGTGAATCCCACGCCGTCCAGCACCCTGACCGTCCCGTCGCGCGCGCGGAACTCTAGCGACAGATCTTCGACCGAGAGCAGCGGTCCTGCGCCCCGCATCACGAGCGCCTCCGAGGATCAATGAGGTCACGCAGGCCGTCGCCCATCAGGTTGAACGAAAGCACGGCGAGCATCAGGGCGATCCCTGGAAAGGTCGAAACCCACCACTCGCCCGACATCATAAACGCCGATCCATCGGACACCATGATGCCCCACTCCGCGGTCGGGGGCCGTACGCCGAGCCCTATGAACGACAGTCCGGCCGCGCTGAGGATCGCCCAGCCCATGTTCATCGAGGCCTGGACGATCAGCGTGGGCAGGCAGTTGGGGTAGATGTGAACGGCGAGAATCCGCCCCGGTGTGTTGCCGGCAAGGCGCGCCGCCTCGACGTATCCGGCGTTGCGGCGGACGTTCACCTCGGCGCGGGCGATCCGCGCATACGAGGGGAAGTTGATGAGGGCCACCGTGAGCACGATGTTCACCACAGAGGTCCCGACCGCGGCCATGATCCCCATGGCCAGCACGAAGAGCGGAAACGCCATGATCGTGTCCACGATGCGAGTCACGATCCGTTCGGTCCAGCCGCCGTAGAAACCGGCGGAAGCTCCTGCCGCGCTCCCGGCCGCGAAGGACAGGGTGACCGCGGATATCGCGATGAGCAGGTCGAGGCGCGTCGCCACGATCACCCGGCTCAGGATGTCCCTGCCGAGGTTATCGGTGCCGAACCAGTGCGTGGCCGATGGAGGGGCCAGCCGCGGCCCGACAGCGGTCGCAAGCGGATCATACGGTGCGATCCAATGGCCGAAGAGGGCCAGCGTGACAAGCCCCGCGAGCATCAGAAACGCGCCAAAGGTCAGTGGGTTCCCGAGCACCACGTATCGGCCCGCTCTGGCCAGACGGAGAACGGCTGCACTCATGACTCGATCTGCACCCGGGGGTCTATCACTCCGTAGAGCAGATCGATCAGGAGGTTGAGCATTACGTACACCAGCGCCATCGTGAGAACGAACCCCTGCACGGGCGCGTAATCGGACGCGATGACGGCTTCCAGGGCGTATGCGCCTATGCCCGGCCAGGCGTAGATCTTCTCGACCACGACGCTTACCCCCAACAAGAAGGAGAGGACCAGGCCCAGGGTCGTGACGACCGGCAGCATCGCGTTGCGGAGCGCGTAAACGTACAGAACCGTCCGCGGCGCGAGACCGTTGGCTCGTGCCGTGCGTACGAAGTCGCTGGCCAGGACGCCCAGCATCGCCCCGCGCGTCATCCTGGTGATCGGCGCGAGGGCTGCCAGGCCCAGCGTCATCGTGGGAAGGATCAGTTGCTTGGCCGCCGACAGGAATAGCCCGGGGTCTCGTGCCAGCAGGCTGTCAATCAGGTACGCTCCGGTGACCGTCTCCGGTGGTGTCCTGAATACCTCCAGACGACCCAGAGGCGGCGGTGCCCATCCCAGCAAGTAGTAGAGAACATAGACAAGTACCAGGCCGGTGAAGAACACGGGGAGCGAGTTGCCCGTGGTGGCCAGCAGGCGGGTCACGTGATCCACCCCGGAACCGGGCCGTGTTGCGGCGAGTACCCCGAGTGGCAGCGCCAGCGCCAGCGCGAGCAGAAGGCCGCAGGTAGCCAGCTCCAGCGATGCCGGCAGCCGGGCGCGCAGGTCTGCCACGACCGGCTGGCCGGTAGTCAGCGAATGGCCCAGGTCGCCCCGGGCCAGGTCGCGTATGTACAGCACGAACTGCTCTGGCAGACTACGGTTGAGACCCAGCTTGGTGCGGATCTCTTCGATCGCCTGGGGAGTGGCGGCCGGCCCCGCGAAGTACGCGGCGGGATCACCTGGCAGCGCGCGGTTCAACAGGAAGGTGACGACGATCACCCCTACCACGCCCGGGAGCGCGGTGGCCAGCCGCCTGCCTACCATTCTCAGGGACGGACTGCTCACGTCAGTTCTTCACCAGCGAGCGGAAATCAATCTGGCGGTGGAACCAGTATGTGTACCCCGAGATGCTCTTCTGCATCGCCACATCCATGGAAGGCTGGAAGAGCGGCAGAATGGGCACGTCCCGGAGAGCGACATTGATGAATTCCCTCACCTGCTCGGCGTACCGCTTCTGGTCCGTCTCGAACCGCGCCACGTCTATGAGCTTGTCCATCTCAGGGCTCTGGTACGAGCTGGTGTTGAACGCGGAGTTCTGACTGTGCAACACCCACAGGTAGAAGTACTCGGGGTAGTTGAGCCAGCCGCTGAACACGTTGAGTATCACCGGCAGGTCCTTCCGAAGCAACGCTCCTCGCCAGACCGCGCCCGGGACCTTGTTGATCGTCGCGTTGATTCCTATGAGGCGCAGCGCTTCCTGCAGCAGGATCGCCATCGGCTCATTGGTAGCGGCAAAGCCCGCGTTGAAGGAGAGCGTGGTGTCAAAGCCGTTGGGGAACCCAGACTGGGCCATCAGGGCCTTGGCCTTTGACAGGTTCTGCATCGTGTAGGGGGACATCTTGGGATCGTACCCAAACGTGTTGCTCGCAACTGGGGTGACGAGTGGCGCCGACCGGCCGAACGTCGCCGCCTCCACGATCCTCTTGCGCGGCAGGGCGTAGGCAACCGCCTGCCGGACGCGGACGTCGCTGAACGGTGGGTGCTTGGCGTTCAGCCCCACGTACATCATCGCGTTCTCCACAGGCGTGCCGATGACCGTCAGGTTCCCCTGCCTGGCCAGCTCGACGAAGTCGCGGGCTGGCAGGTCGAGCACTATGTCGGCGTCGCCGCGTTCGATCAGGGCACGCCGGCTGCCGGCCGATGGCACCTCGCGCACCACCACTCGCCTGATCTTGGGCAGGGGGCCGGACTTCCAGTCGTCGTTGCGCACATACACGGTCTCCTGGCCGGGCCGCCACGATTCCACCTTATAGGCGCCGCCGCCGGCGGTGTTGTTCCGCAGCCATGCCATCGCCCACAGGTCGGTGGGCGTCGCGTGCCGCTTTGCTAGGGTGGAGTTGAAGATGACGGGCACCGGCACTGCCAGGTTCGGCAGCGTCAGCTTGTCCTTCCTCAGGAAGTTGATGCGGAACGAGTGGTCGCTCAACACCACGAACTGTTCGGGCTTCTCCAGGCTGCCGGCATTCATCTGAAACGTCGGAAAGCCGCCGACGGTCACGGCGCGGTCAAAGGACCACTTGACGTCGTGGGCCGTGACCGGTGTGCCGTCGTGGAACCTGGCGTCCTTTCGCAGCACGAACGTGACGGACGTGCCGTCCGAGGACAGCCACCAACGCTGCGCCAGCTCGGGTTCGAGCTTGGTGTAGTCGTACGACACGGAGCCGTCGGGCATGGTCTTCTTGCCGTAGGTCAGCAGCCGGTCGTAGACGTTCCATGTCACACCGTAGACCTGGAAGTTGGCCCCAACGCCGTGAATGTCCATGCTGTAGGGCCCGCCCTCGGTCACGACGAGCAGTGTGTCAGAGCGGTCCTGGCTGAAAGAAGGTATCGCCATGGCCGTTGAAATCAGCAGCGCGATAGCCGACAGAATTGCTGCCTTCCACCATTGAGGTCTCATCGCTGTCCTCCTGTCTTGTGCGTTTTGCCGAGCCATCATCTTGCCCCCTTCAGAGAATCGGCTTCAGACTCGTTGGGCGGGGCCGCGCCCGCCTCCGGATGGGCCCGCAGGATCCACAGGCGCATCAGGGTTACGTACAGAACGACCGCAACCGGCACCGATACTAGCCAGGAGTACCGCAGCCAGACAATCCCCAGCACGGAGGCGATTCCGTGGGCCAGGTATGCCGCCGGGTTGAAGCCGCCGCCATACGCGTATGGTCCATCGCGACGGTAGAGCGCGGGGACGTTCAGCCGACGTCCGCGGACGAGGTAGTAGTCCGCAAGCATCACGCCGGCCACGGGCGAGAGGGCCGCTCCGACCGCGGGCAGGTACGTGAGAAACGCGTTGACCAGGCGCCACGGCATCACCGAGACGAGGCCGATTGCCCCGCCGGCGAGAACCCCGTGGGCAAAGCTCATTCGGGGCGCGAACAGGCTGCTGAGGACGTATCCGGGAGCATACAGGTTTGCGGCCACGTTGGTGCTCAACTGCGCCAGCAGGATGATTAGCAACCCGACCAGTACCATCACGCCGCCCAGCGCAGCACCAATTGCCTCCACCGGGTTGCCGTGGCCTGTGAACACTTTCCCCAGATAGCCCACGGTGGCGAAGAGCATCATGCCCAGCGTGAGGCCGGGGAGCTGTCCCAGGAGGCTGTGGCGGTTGCGGTGGAGGAATCCCCGGGCGCCGGGCGGGGTCTTCACGAAGCGGGTGAAGTCCGGGATGTTGTCCGCGACTGTGATCCAGTAGGACAGGTTCGCCGTCACCGCTACCCAGAACGGGATGGGGGTTGCTATCGGGAATGAGGCGACCTTGTCCCATCCGTGCTGAGATCCCAGCAGGTAGACCACCACGGCCGAGAGCACCAGGAGGGCCGGCGCCGCGAAGTTCTCCACTTGCCTTATGCCGTGGATTCCGCGCATCGTGATCAGTATCTGGAGCGCACCGAACGACCAGTACCACAGCGGCCAGTTGGAGTACCCAGTGAGCAGTCTCACGGACATGTCTATTGCCGTGGCGCCGAAGTAGGTCTGGATCGCGAACCAGCAGACCGCAACGCCGGCCCGCAGCAGGGACGGCGCCCAGGCACCCCATATGCCGTACGGCGCGCGCAGGTATACGGCATAGGTCACACCGTGCTGGATGCCGATGTCGCCGTTGAGCACGGATACAACCCCAACGACGAGGTTGCCCAGGGCGATGGCCGCGAGCGCGTCTGTGAGCGACAGCCTTCCAGCGAACGACGCCCCCAGCAGGAAGACGCCCATTTGGGCGACCATGCCGAACCAGAGCCAGACGAAGTCCGTCCAGCCGATTACCCGCTGGGCGGGCCGCGTGGGCAGGATGTCACGGTGCGCAAGGGACCACTCTGCGCGGGGAGGTGCAGCGGCGGCCACGCCCTCCGCGGTTATGGTCTTTGCGGTTAGGGTCTCTATGGTCACGCGGGCTCCTCGACGCCCGATACGGCCCCGGCCTCCCCCAGCGCTCCCAAGAGGGCCGCTGAGGAAGACACCCATCCAAAGATCCCGCCCTGCGCCTTGATCATCCTGATCCCGGCTTCGTGGAACTCGGGGAAGTACGATGCCACGCAGTCCTCCAGCACGAGGCACTCGAAGCCCCGGTCGTTGGCTTCGCGCACGGTGGTGTGTACGCACACCTCGGTTGTGACCCCGGTCACGATCAGGCTCCGGATGCCGCGCTCCCGGAGAAGCAGATCCAGGCCGGTCGCGTAGAAAGACCCTTTGCCCGGCTTGTCTATTACGGGTTCGCCGGGGGCCGGGACAAGCTCGGGGATGATCTCGTGCCCGGGCTCGCCCCGGATGAGTACCCGGCCCATCGGACCGGCATCCCCAATCCCAGTCTTCAAGTGTCCCCGTGCCTTCTTTGTGGGCGGCAGGTCGCTCAGGTCGGGGAGGTGCCCTTCCCTTGTGTGGATGACCGTCATGCCGCGGGCGCGAAACGCGTCCAGCACGCGGCGGGTCGGAGCGATGGCCCTACGCAGAAGGGCCACATCGTTTCCAAGCATCTCGCCGAATCCGCCCGGCTGTAGGAAGTCGCGCTGCATGTCGACGACCAGCAGCGCAGTCGCGTCCGGCTCGAACTCGAACGGGTAGGGCTCCGCGTCAACGCGCACCCACGACATCTGTCCCCTCGTTTCTCTATGGTGCATTCCTCACCGATTCAGATAGATGGAAGCCAGCAGTTCCTTGACTGCGTGCATTACGTTGGCCTTGCTTTCAAGGATGTGATCGCGGATGGCCGCGCTGGCGGCGCCGGCATCTCCCTGCACGATGAGTTCGAGGATGCGGGCGTGTTCAAGATACGTGAGGCGGATCCGTTGGGGATCGTTGAAGTCCTTGGCGCGGATGGCCCGAATCCGCTCGCTGATGGAGCGCAGGTATTCGGAAAGAGCCCCGTTGCCGCCGGCCTCGGCAATCGCGGCGTGGAAGCCCTCGTCCAGGTTCAGCATCGTCGGCGGCGAGGGAAGAGGCTCGGGGATCTCGGCCCAGGTCTCCTGTAGCGTCCTCCAGTCAACCGCGCGCCCCCGGCCCACCGCCAGGGAAACCGCGAAGGTCTCCAGCGCCACGCGGACCTCGTATTGCTCCTCCATTTCCCCGAGGTTGATCTCCCGCACATAGTACCCGCGCCGCGGGACGATGCGGATCAACCCGGCCTGCGCCAGCCTTCTCAGCGCCTCGCGGATAGGCGTCCGGCTCGTCTGCCATTCCTGCGCCAGTTCATCCTCCAGCAGTCGCTCGCCGGGCTTGAGGCCGAACGCCAGGATGCGCTCCTTCAACTCGGTGAAGATGCGATCTGTCTGCACGCGAGGTCCCCCCGGGTAAGGCGTGCCGCCTTGCGTACCTGCGGGCATATCTTATTGTATGCGCTTTTGTGTTTCAAGGGTGAGCAACGCGTCCGGACTGGCCGAGTGTCCGCGCGCGTTCTATCCGGGGGGATCCTCGTAGCAAGAACAGGACGCAGCGCGAAGCTGCGTCCTGTCTTCACCCACCCAAAGTGTGCCTCAGGGTACGAGAGGGTCCTACTTCAACTCCTTCTCCCGGACGAAGGTTCCGTGCCACGTGTGGTACCAGACCTGACCGGTGGAGGCGCGCACGCTCAGCATTCCCACTACCTTGCCGCCGCGCTCGAAATCGAAGGTGAAGTAGCCGTAGAAGGGCATGCCTTCCTCGGCCTTGGCGCCGGGGAAGGCCTGATTCAACCACCCCTGCGCGGCTTGTCGGGCCTGGTTGCGGGTCAGTGATTGCCCCGTGGGAGCGCCCCAGCCGCCCATCATTCCGCCGCCCATCATGCCGCCCCCGCCCCAACCGGCCATGTGGCCGTACTTCAAGTTCCACATCATGTTGGGCCCGGGCTCAGGACGGACCCAACCGTTGCGCTCTACGATCAACTCGAAGGCCCCGACGCCGGTGCTCTTCTCCGCGACCACCACGTAGAGGTGGTTGGCGAACTCCATGATCTCCGTCGCGACGAGGTCGCGATTGCCGTAGCGGGCAACCATCTGTCGCGCCAGCGTTGCAGCCTGATCAATGGTGACTACCCGAGCGCTCCGGGGCTGTCCGGGATATCCCCAGTGCATGCCCGGTCCCCACATGCCTTGAGCCGATACTACGGCTGGAATGGCCATCGCCCCAGCCAGGAGCACGATAGCGATTGCCAGTATCCTCGCGCTTTTCATCTCTCGCCGCCTCCTCATGAGAGTTCTGGGCCAAGCTTCCTATCTCCCAGGGTAGCGGGCCGTTATGAAGGCGCCGTGAATGATCTCCGGAGCTTTCGTGAATGACAAGGCGCCGGCCCGGCTCGGGATGGCAGAGAGCGTGGTGGCTACCGGCTTGACATCCCTGGTAATGCGCTTTACTTTTGATGTATGAAGAGCACCATCTCTACCAAAGGTCAGGTGACCATTCCGGTGTGGGTGCGCAACCAGCTCGGTCTGCACCCGGGGACACCCGTGACCTTCGATCTCCGCGAACGGGATGTAGTCATGCGAAAGGGCCGCCCGGGGCAACACCCTGTGGACCGCGTATTTGGCACACTGCGACTGAAGCGGCCGGTGGATGTCCTTCTGGATGAGATGCGTGGCCCTCGACCGAAGCGGCCATGAGGACCGCTCTGGACACCTCCGTGCTGTTGGACGTCCTCGGCGCTGATCCCACGTTTGGCGAGCGGTCTCGATCGGCTCTGCGGACGGCCTATGATGCCGGGGCCCTCGTGGCGTGCGAGGTGGTCTGGGCTGAAATCCGGGCGCACTTTCCCGGGGACGACGCCTTTCAGGAAGCCATGGCCGGCCTCGGCGTGCAGTTCGACCCGGTCTCGCCCCAGGCCGCGATCGCAGCCGGCAAACTGCGGAGGGAGCACCGGAAGGGCGCGCGCCTTGCCCGAGACCGGGTCGTTGCGGACTTTCTCGTAGGCGCGCATGCGAGGCTGCAGGCGGATGCGCTTCTAACCAGAGACCGTGGGTTCTACCGGCGGTACTTCACCGGCCTCAACATCATAGATCCGACGGCAGGGTAGTCTTCACCGCGCGGAACCGAGCTGCCGCAAGGCCCTGGACAGGTGCGCCCGTCACCCAGCGAGAAGCATTCGGAAGCCGAATTGTGTGGACTGAGAGAGGGAGGTTGACCCGGTTGGCTGGACTGGATGTTCGCACCTGGAGATTGCCGGAGCACGTTTTCGGCCCCGGCGCGCTTTCGGCGCTGAGGGGGTTGGTGGCCAGCTCAGGGGCGCGGCGCCCCCTGCTGGTTTCCGACAGGGCGGTGGCGCGGCTCGGGGTGGCGGAGAGCGTGGTGGAGGCCGCAGGGCTGCCGCAGGGTTCGGCAAGCGTGTTCGACGATGTGGAACCGGAGTTGCCTCTTTCCTGCGTGAGAGCGGCGCTGGAAGCTGCGCGGGCCGGCGCGCACGATCTCATAATCGGCCTGGGTGGCGGCAGCACGCTGGATGCAGCCAAGGTCTGCGCGGCGCTGGCCGGCCGGCCGGGTGACGTACGTGATTACATAGGCGTTGGTCTAGTTCCAGGGACGGGTCTGCCGAGCATTCTCATTCCCACCACAGCCGGGAGCGGCTCTGAGGCGACGCCCAATGCCCTGATCATGGACGACGAGCGGGGCGAGAAGGTGGCTATGGTTAGCCCTCACCTGATTCCCACCTATGCGGTTCTGGATCCGGGCCTGACCGTGACCCTGCCTCCTGCGATCACCGCCCAGAGCGGCATGGACGTGCTGGCGCACGCCGTCGAGTCCTACACCTCCCGCAGGGCGGACATGTACACCGAGATGTACAGCCGGCACGCCGCGCTGCTTGCAGGTCGGAGCCTCCGCGGCGCGGTGCGCCAGGGTAACGACTTGGACGCGCGCGCCGGCATGCTGCTGGGTAGTTTCCTGGCAGGGGCAGCGATCGGCCAGGCAGGCACCTCGGCGACCCACGCCCTGGCCTACCCGTTGGGCGCCCGCTACCATGTCCCCCACGGCCTGGCCATCGCCCTGCTGTTGCCCAGCGTAATGGCCGCGAACCTGCCCGCGGTCGAGGTGAAGTACGCGGAGGTCGCGCTCATGCTTGAAGGCGGTTTGCCTGAAGGTGGTCTACCCGAAGGCCGTCCGCACCCGGACCGCCTCACGGCACCGGCAGCAGTGCGCCGCCTGTGCGACGAGATCGGGATCCCAATGGGCCTGGCCCGGCATGGCGTGGATCCGGCCGTGATCCCGGAGATGGCCGCGGAGGCGCACGCGATTCGCCGCCTCATGGACAACAACCCGCGGGAGTTGAGCGTGGATCAGGTGGCCGCGGTGTTCGCAGACGCGATGTGAAGGGGCGAGTCCGTGTCGCGGTTCGCGCTTTCAACGGCGTGGCATGTTGCGCGGGTCACGGACGCCCGCGAACTCCTCGGCCTGCCTGCCCGCCTGGGTTTTGGCGGGGTCGAGCTTAGCTCGGTGGGTGTGGATCTAGCGGCCGAGGTGCGGCAGGTTGCGGGCGACGGCTATCCGCCTATAGTCAGCCTGCACGCTCCGTGTCCGGTGCCCTACGCAGGGGCCGCGCGCCTTGACGACCTGGCCGCGCTCGACGAGAGGCGCCGGCGGGCCGCCGTGGATTTCACCAAGGCGACAGTGGATATGGCCGCGGCCGTGGGCGCGCGCGCAATCGTGCTGCACTTGGGCACCGTGGAGGGCACGCTCCCGCAACCGGCAATCGTCCAGGCAATGGAAGCCGGGATGAAAGCCGGGATGGAAGTCGGGGATGGGGACGAGTGGAAGGCGCTGCTTGCAGAGGGACTTGCTGCGCGCAGGGCTGCGGCGGATCGCCACCTGGACCGATGCATGGCAAGTCTGGAGGCGCTGACCGCCCACGCCGCGGGTTCAGGCGTTCATCTGGGTGCGGAGACCCGTTACGAGTACAACGATCTTCCGAACTTCGAGGAGTTTGCCGTGATACTCCGGGAGTTCGGGCACCGCGGCGTCGGGTACTGGCACGATGTGGGCCATGGCCACGCCCAGCAGGTTCTCGGCCTGGCGACTCCCGCGCAGTACCTGGAACGCTACGGAGAGCACCTTCTGGGACTTCATCTGCACGACGCCCGCTTGACGCGGGACCACCTGCCGCCCGGCGAGGGTGATGTGGACTTCGAGGCGCTGCGCGCCTATGCCCGCCCGGAGCACCTGCGCGTGTTCGAGGTGTTCAGCGTTCAACCCGAGGAGAGGTTGGATCGATCGCTTCGGTACCTGGAAGAGCTGAACCTCTAGCGCCATTGACACGCCGCTCCCGAGCAGCGATATAATGAACAGGACGGATGGACGACGAGACATCCGTACATTTGCCTTCCATGAAGCGTCACTCGGGGAGGCAATCCCATCGGGACGGAGGTGAGAGCGTCGAGTAGCGCACGGCCGTGTTGAGGAACTCCTGAACGTCGAGAAGCTCCTGAATAGGGAGGGGAGGAGATAGATGAAGTGTCGCGGTCTGACGTGGCGCGTCGTCACCATGAGCGTCGCAGCCGTGCTGGCGCTCAGCCTGTCCTCAATGGCAGGACCCCCGCTTCCCAAGGTCGTGATCGGGTGGACGCCTCCCGACATAACCGGTGTCTTCAAGACCGCCACCGATTTCTTCGAGAAGGGCGCAGCCGACGCGAAGAAGGCCGGCATCGAGGTCCAGGTGATCAGCCGCTCCCCGGCCACGCACGTGGCCTTTGCGGACCAGGTGGCCATCATCGAGGACTACATCCAGCGCAAGGTCAGCGTGATCGCCATCTCGCCCATCGAGGTCGAGGTAGTTATTCCCGCCATCAAGAAGGCGAACGCGGCCGGTATCCCGGTCATCATCGTCA
The window above is part of the Armatimonadota bacterium genome. Proteins encoded here:
- a CDS encoding GntR family transcriptional regulator, with product MPAGTQGGTPYPGGPRVQTDRIFTELKERILAFGLKPGERLLEDELAQEWQTSRTPIREALRRLAQAGLIRIVPRRGYYVREINLGEMEEQYEVRVALETFAVSLAVGRGRAVDWRTLQETWAEIPEPLPSPPTMLNLDEGFHAAIAEAGGNGALSEYLRSISERIRAIRAKDFNDPQRIRLTYLEHARILELIVQGDAGAASAAIRDHILESKANVMHAVKELLASIYLNR
- a CDS encoding PIN domain-containing protein: MRTALDTSVLLDVLGADPTFGERSRSALRTAYDAGALVACEVVWAEIRAHFPGDDAFQEAMAGLGVQFDPVSPQAAIAAGKLRREHRKGARLARDRVVADFLVGAHARLQADALLTRDRGFYRRYFTGLNIIDPTAG
- a CDS encoding sugar phosphate isomerase/epimerase, producing the protein MSRFALSTAWHVARVTDARELLGLPARLGFGGVELSSVGVDLAAEVRQVAGDGYPPIVSLHAPCPVPYAGAARLDDLAALDERRRRAAVDFTKATVDMAAAVGARAIVLHLGTVEGTLPQPAIVQAMEAGMKAGMEVGDGDEWKALLAEGLAARRAAADRHLDRCMASLEALTAHAAGSGVHLGAETRYEYNDLPNFEEFAVILREFGHRGVGYWHDVGHGHAQQVLGLATPAQYLERYGEHLLGLHLHDARLTRDHLPPGEGDVDFEALRAYARPEHLRVFEVFSVQPEERLDRSLRYLEELNL
- a CDS encoding iron-containing alcohol dehydrogenase; protein product: MVWTERGRLTRLAGLDVRTWRLPEHVFGPGALSALRGLVASSGARRPLLVSDRAVARLGVAESVVEAAGLPQGSASVFDDVEPELPLSCVRAALEAARAGAHDLIIGLGGGSTLDAAKVCAALAGRPGDVRDYIGVGLVPGTGLPSILIPTTAGSGSEATPNALIMDDERGEKVAMVSPHLIPTYAVLDPGLTVTLPPAITAQSGMDVLAHAVESYTSRRADMYTEMYSRHAALLAGRSLRGAVRQGNDLDARAGMLLGSFLAGAAIGQAGTSATHALAYPLGARYHVPHGLAIALLLPSVMAANLPAVEVKYAEVALMLEGGLPEGGLPEGRPHPDRLTAPAAVRRLCDEIGIPMGLARHGVDPAVIPEMAAEAHAIRRLMDNNPRELSVDQVAAVFADAM
- a CDS encoding AbrB/MazE/SpoVT family DNA-binding domain-containing protein, which translates into the protein MKSTISTKGQVTIPVWVRNQLGLHPGTPVTFDLRERDVVMRKGRPGQHPVDRVFGTLRLKRPVDVLLDEMRGPRPKRP